GGGAATTGGCATCCTGGTTGCTTGGATGGCTTTCACCCTTGTCTCTTATACGAACTACCGGCTCTCTGGCCGGAAACCAAGGAGAAAATCATGAAAAAGATCTCTTTATTTCTTATTATATCTCTGCTCTTTAGCCTGCCACTGGCAGCTCAGATTTTCCCATCTTCTCAAACAAACCCAGTCGTTGATGGGTCCTTCGGGACCAATGAATACCCCGAAATTGTACAACTCAAGGACATGCGTCTTGGGTATGCCCAGAGTCGGGACTCCCGTAACCTGCACTTCATTCTTGAATCACCTACTACAGGATGGGTTTCAATTGGTCTTGGATCCAACAGAATGCATGGTGCTCACATCATCATCGGCTATGATGCAATTACCAGCCAAGTCATCAGTGAGGAAACTGGCCGTGGACACAGCCACAGCCCATCCTCATCAAAGATTCTTGTACAGAGCAAGATCAAGGAGGCAGGAGGTAAGACCACCCTTGAGTTCACGATACCTGCCTCAGAGTTTGATTCAGGAAGGAACCTCCGCCTTATTGTAGCCTATGGTAATCAGGATAATCTAAGGAGCAAGCATGTCACCTATGCAAGTCACACCATCACATTCCTGAAATAACACATATTCACTGGTGATTGTGATAAGGGTATGTTTGGAACAACCAACATACCCTTTTGTTTTTTTCTGACTTCAATGAAATGAATGAGCATGTTGGAGATAGGCCCAGAAGGTTGGTACAATTCCTACAATCTCCTCTTTTTAATCAAACTCCAAGGAAACAAGCCATCTTTGTATAGTAAGGCAAGTCCGATTAATCCTTGCATTGCCCCAATCGTGAAGAAAAGTACATGAAGAAATACCACTGTCTTGATAATAAGTACCTGTACCACAATCCACACAATCATGGATCCTCCGAGTAGGCCAGCAACATACCCAAGATAGTTGTATTGTTTCAACAAGAAAATGGCACAGAGTAGATTTCCTACTCCAAACAGTCCAAACAGAACGATTCCAGGGATAAGAAAGGTAGAGAATGGAGACCCCTGCAACATCTCGGTTGTGGCTCCAAGGGGAGTTACGGGATCTATCAAGCAAGCATACCCACCTGCAAGCGCACCCAATCCAACGATGAAATTAATTAGTAACAAAATGATACGAAGTAGTTTCATGATTCAGGACTCCTGGACCTGCCAAGCAAAAATAGTAGCAAAGGGTATACGCAAATAATAGAGGCAAGACCGGTCAAATCATCAAAATTGTACAGATTTATGCAAGAAAAATCTTTCTTGTAAAATTATACATATGTAATATATTCAGCAATTTTAAGCGATATTATTTGAGTTTTTTGTAATATTTGCATCCAAAAGTATCTAAATTTCGCTATTTATACTTTTTTCATAAAAACTGTTTTGACATTTGGAAATTCATCCCGTATGCTAAAGAAAAAAGAGTTGTAGAAATTAAGCTTAATTCTGCTTAACAATTAGACTCAAAATACATTCAGGAGGAAAGAATGAAAAAAGTTCTATTTACCCTATTGGTTCTGGCTCTGGTAGTCATGCCGGTCATGGCCCAAGGAAGCAAGGAAGCAGCAACTGGGGACGATTATAAGCTCGTATTGAAAATGAGCCATGTATTCGCACCCAATGAACAGCTGACAAAATCCCTCGACATGGTTGTCAAGAATATCAGCGATCGCACTAATGGTGCAATTGAGGTACAACACTACCCACAGAGCCAGCTGGCTGTCTACAAAGACGGAGTTGAGCAAGTTGCCCGTGGTGCAGACTTCATCAGTGTTGAAGACCCATCATACCTTGGTGACTATGTTCCCGACTTCAACGCCTTGGTTGGACCAATGCTCTACAAGAGCTTTGACGAGTATGAGTACATGATCCAGACCGATTTGGTTAAAGGCATGCTGAAAGAACTGGAAGAAGAGCACAGGATCAAGGTTTTAGCTCTGGATTACATCTTCGGTTTCAGGAATATGAAGACCAACAAGGTCATCACCACCCCTGCTGATCTCCAGGGAATGAAAATCAGGACTCCTGGAAGCCAGCTGTTCATCGACACCATCAATGCAATGGGTGCAACCGCTACCCCTCTCGGGTTCAGCGAAACCCTGAGCGCAGTACAGCAGGGTGTTGTTGACGGATTGGAAGGTACCATGGATGCGTATGGATCCAATGGTAGTGCTGAAGTTGCCAAGAACATGGCTCTTACCCAGCACTTCCTCGGAACTTGTGGTGTATACATCAATGTTGATGTCTTTAACGCAATTCCTGAAGAGTATCAGACCATTATCGAGGAAGAGTTCACCGCTGGTGCAAAGCACATGATTGGTGAGATCTCCAACAATTATGAGGCCACAAAAGC
This sequence is a window from uncultured Sphaerochaeta sp.. Protein-coding genes within it:
- a CDS encoding DOMON domain-containing protein — encoded protein: MKKISLFLIISLLFSLPLAAQIFPSSQTNPVVDGSFGTNEYPEIVQLKDMRLGYAQSRDSRNLHFILESPTTGWVSIGLGSNRMHGAHIIIGYDAITSQVISEETGRGHSHSPSSSKILVQSKIKEAGGKTTLEFTIPASEFDSGRNLRLIVAYGNQDNLRSKHVTYASHTITFLK
- a CDS encoding C4-dicarboxylate TRAP transporter substrate-binding protein; the encoded protein is MKKVLFTLLVLALVVMPVMAQGSKEAATGDDYKLVLKMSHVFAPNEQLTKSLDMVVKNISDRTNGAIEVQHYPQSQLAVYKDGVEQVARGADFISVEDPSYLGDYVPDFNALVGPMLYKSFDEYEYMIQTDLVKGMLKELEEEHRIKVLALDYIFGFRNMKTNKVITTPADLQGMKIRTPGSQLFIDTINAMGATATPLGFSETLSAVQQGVVDGLEGTMDAYGSNGSAEVAKNMALTQHFLGTCGVYINVDVFNAIPEEYQTIIEEEFTAGAKHMIGEISNNYEATKAKLEAQGNKFNEVDSAAFAATVTSVYENMKGVTPGIYQILQDELAKMPK